The Corynebacterium simulans genome contains a region encoding:
- a CDS encoding helix-turn-helix domain-containing protein, whose protein sequence is MTNSPQAKKSSPNTNHDHEGFVFRLIPTPQQEALFEEMTRAAHWGFNAFTEAWQKYDENYRARKDQLLAAGVNASSVNKLIKKEAETNPALKNRTVFHLRQMF, encoded by the coding sequence ATGACCAATTCACCACAAGCTAAAAAATCCTCACCCAACACCAATCATGACCACGAAGGCTTCGTGTTTCGGCTCATTCCCACCCCTCAGCAAGAAGCCCTGTTTGAGGAGATGACACGGGCAGCACACTGGGGGTTCAACGCATTCACCGAAGCCTGGCAGAAGTACGACGAAAACTACCGGGCAAGAAAAGATCAGCTCCTGGCTGCCGGCGTGAACGCCAGCAGCGTGAACAAGCTGATCAAAAAAGAGGCCGAAACCAACCCAGCACTAAAAAACCGCACCGTTTTTCATTTGAGACAGATGTTTTAA
- a CDS encoding IS110 family transposase, producing the protein MAYDFVIGMDVGKYFHHACVLDPQGRQVLSKRINQHEGSLRKLFGKFLANDAEVLVVVDQPNNIGRLTVAVAQAMGADVRYLPGLAMRQLSRIHVGNSKTDVRDAYVIAHAGLNLPDALRSVDRVEEVFLQLKVLNGIDEDLARAYTRLINQMRSALVGTYPAFEHVLRGQMIHRKWILHLLAKYGGPTKIRRVGKARLTAFARGHRARNPEPVIDAMLAAIHGQTVSIAGAEYAELGVAMSAKDALAKLEHRKEIEAQVLELIQDIPQTEILLSMPGIGPRSAAQILMTVGDMSDFPNAAHLASYAGLTPQTNQSGTSIMSNSPNRAGNKKLKNALWQSSFASIRFHERSRQFYERKRKEGKRHNAAVVALARRRLNVLFAMMRSGELYRDIPTAQEAAAA; encoded by the coding sequence ATGGCCTATGACTTCGTCATTGGAATGGACGTCGGCAAATACTTCCACCACGCCTGCGTCCTCGATCCCCAGGGCAGACAAGTCCTATCCAAACGCATCAACCAGCACGAAGGCTCGCTACGCAAGCTCTTCGGCAAATTCCTGGCCAATGACGCCGAAGTCCTTGTCGTCGTCGATCAGCCCAACAACATCGGCAGGCTAACCGTCGCAGTCGCCCAAGCAATGGGAGCCGACGTTCGCTACCTCCCCGGGCTTGCCATGCGACAGCTTTCACGTATCCACGTCGGCAACTCCAAGACCGATGTACGCGACGCTTATGTCATCGCCCATGCCGGCCTCAACCTGCCAGATGCCCTGCGTAGCGTCGACCGCGTTGAGGAAGTCTTCCTCCAGCTGAAAGTCCTCAACGGTATCGACGAAGACCTCGCCCGCGCCTACACACGCCTGATCAACCAGATGCGATCCGCGCTCGTGGGCACCTACCCCGCATTCGAACATGTCCTACGTGGCCAGATGATTCACCGCAAGTGGATTCTCCACCTTCTGGCGAAATACGGTGGCCCCACCAAGATTCGACGCGTCGGCAAAGCACGGCTGACAGCTTTCGCACGTGGTCACAGGGCACGTAATCCTGAACCAGTTATCGATGCCATGCTTGCTGCGATCCACGGCCAGACGGTATCCATCGCCGGCGCAGAATACGCGGAACTTGGCGTAGCAATGTCCGCCAAAGATGCACTAGCCAAGCTGGAGCACCGCAAAGAGATTGAAGCCCAGGTACTCGAGCTGATCCAGGACATTCCTCAGACCGAGATTCTCTTGTCCATGCCCGGCATCGGCCCACGTAGCGCCGCGCAAATCCTTATGACCGTCGGCGATATGTCCGACTTTCCCAATGCAGCGCACCTGGCTTCCTATGCAGGCCTGACGCCGCAGACGAATCAGTCGGGAACGTCGATCATGTCGAATTCGCCCAACCGGGCCGGCAACAAGAAATTGAAGAACGCCCTATGGCAATCGTCCTTTGCATCGATCAGATTCCACGAGCGTTCCCGGCAATTCTATGAGCGAAAACGCAAAGAAGGCAAGAGACATAACGCCGCAGTCGTCGCGCTCGCACGCCGACGCCTCAACGTCCTCTTCGCCATGATGCGCAGCGGAGAGCTCTACAGAGACATCCCCACAGCCCAGGAGGCCGCTGCGGCCTAG
- a CDS encoding DUF3662 and FHA domain-containing protein, producing MAIFEKLAKLDSAMQRGLDNGMAFVFGGKVVPAEIEELLKQEAQDNLARGDDENLYSPNVMTVGVSSKDLENLSRDPDLPADFADQLTRFVRNHGWSFAGPVIVRIAEESGLRTGQLRVSSFIDHEPAEETGFDAIFHEDDGQEDHMSNPFNADEAATTTFMAPDQNPEQPHSQGPAVNLMLQDGSSRVYHVREGSNIIGRSNDADLRLPDTGVSRQHAEITWNGQDAVLVDLQSTNGTTVNETPIENWLLADGDVITMGHSHIEVRITGTENNHNY from the coding sequence GTGGCAATTTTTGAAAAGCTCGCGAAGCTGGATTCCGCCATGCAACGAGGCTTGGACAATGGCATGGCCTTTGTCTTCGGAGGCAAGGTCGTTCCCGCGGAGATTGAAGAGCTCCTCAAACAGGAGGCGCAGGACAATCTCGCACGCGGTGATGACGAGAACCTCTACAGCCCCAACGTCATGACAGTAGGCGTATCTTCCAAGGACTTGGAAAACCTCTCCCGTGACCCAGATCTGCCCGCAGATTTCGCCGACCAACTCACCCGCTTTGTTAGAAACCACGGCTGGTCATTCGCCGGCCCGGTCATCGTACGCATCGCGGAGGAATCAGGATTACGTACAGGACAGCTTCGAGTGTCTTCGTTTATTGATCACGAACCCGCCGAGGAAACCGGATTCGACGCAATCTTCCACGAAGACGATGGTCAGGAGGACCACATGAGTAACCCGTTTAATGCAGACGAGGCAGCAACCACCACCTTTATGGCACCGGATCAAAATCCAGAGCAGCCACACTCGCAGGGCCCCGCAGTGAACTTGATGCTGCAGGATGGTTCCTCCCGCGTGTACCACGTGCGGGAAGGTTCCAACATCATCGGTCGCAGCAACGACGCTGACCTTCGCCTGCCCGACACTGGCGTTTCCCGCCAGCACGCGGAGATTACGTGGAACGGACAGGATGCCGTCTTGGTAGATTTGCAATCCACCAACGGCACCACTGTCAACGAGACGCCAATTGAAAACTGGCTGCTGGCCGACGGAGACGTCATTACCATGGGACACTCCCACATCGAGGTCCGTATCACCGGCACCGAGAACAACCACAACTACTAA
- a CDS encoding FHA domain-containing protein FhaB/FipA, with product MDSVVLLALRIGLLALLWLFILVALNAMRRDANKAAGVYQPSAQAKATPRRREAPKQINIVDGPLRGSHMQLGTLEECTMGRAQDCDFVTGDDFSSGHHARLFRRGSEWFVEDLESRNGTFVGGVRIDQPERVGVGTDIKLGRTTVRLMA from the coding sequence ATGGATTCAGTCGTTTTGCTAGCTCTTCGCATCGGCCTTCTGGCACTGTTGTGGCTTTTCATCCTGGTGGCCTTGAACGCAATGCGCCGGGACGCCAATAAGGCTGCCGGCGTCTACCAGCCTTCGGCGCAGGCGAAGGCCACTCCGCGGCGTCGCGAAGCGCCCAAGCAGATCAACATCGTGGACGGGCCCCTGCGTGGCTCCCACATGCAGCTCGGCACGCTCGAAGAGTGCACCATGGGCCGTGCGCAGGACTGTGACTTTGTCACCGGCGATGACTTTTCTTCCGGTCATCACGCGCGCCTGTTCCGCCGCGGCAGCGAGTGGTTTGTGGAAGACCTGGAATCCCGCAACGGCACCTTCGTGGGTGGCGTTCGCATCGATCAGCCGGAGCGAGTTGGCGTTGGCACCGACATCAAACTTGGCCGCACGACCGTGAGGTTGATGGCATGA
- a CDS encoding PP2C family protein-serine/threonine phosphatase, translating into MTLSLKFTAITDRGLVRQNNEDSAHAGPHLLLLADGMGGHAAGEVASQLMVEHLEHLDQDPEDNDMLALLGAAAEDANASISAHVEQHPETEGMGTTLTAMMFNGTEFGVCHVGDSRGYRLRNGKLTQVTRDDTYVQSLVDEGRLDPEDVSSHPQKSLILKAYTGRPVDPTLFMLDAKVGDRLLLCSDGLSDPVTAATIELALSQGTLDDAAVTLRDLALRSGGPDNVTIVLAEVVEGKGDSSPVKVGAIAGVVPEPTHPDSSASRAAALTRPREASPAPQEEEDDTEEPHSPKKKVGWKVIGALVVVLALVIGGGFWTKNEISNNFYVATDEEGALSIEQGVDFSVFGRSLHHKYQNACVDKANTLRLGSTPCEGDFAPFKVTDLPDSERAAVDNLPSGSYAEVQTQLSSLSSKALKPCISTPSKKTDEKLEKKTAKPGITCREVS; encoded by the coding sequence ATGACTTTAAGCCTTAAATTCACCGCGATCACAGATCGCGGTCTAGTACGCCAAAACAACGAGGACAGCGCCCACGCTGGTCCCCATCTTTTGTTATTGGCAGACGGAATGGGCGGCCACGCCGCCGGCGAGGTGGCCTCCCAGCTCATGGTTGAGCACTTGGAGCACCTCGACCAAGACCCCGAAGACAATGACATGCTCGCGCTGCTGGGCGCCGCGGCAGAAGATGCAAACGCGTCCATTTCCGCACACGTCGAGCAGCATCCAGAGACCGAGGGCATGGGCACCACGCTTACCGCGATGATGTTCAACGGCACCGAGTTCGGCGTATGCCACGTAGGTGACTCCCGCGGCTATCGCCTGCGCAACGGCAAGCTGACCCAGGTAACGCGCGATGACACGTATGTGCAGTCTCTGGTGGATGAGGGTCGCCTCGACCCCGAGGACGTTTCCTCCCATCCGCAGAAGTCGCTGATTCTTAAGGCCTATACCGGCCGCCCGGTGGATCCCACCTTGTTTATGTTGGATGCCAAGGTCGGAGACCGCCTGCTGCTGTGCTCCGATGGTCTTTCGGATCCGGTTACGGCAGCCACCATCGAACTGGCACTTTCGCAAGGCACGCTTGACGACGCCGCGGTTACCCTCCGCGATCTCGCCCTGCGTTCCGGCGGCCCAGACAACGTCACCATCGTCTTGGCCGAGGTAGTCGAGGGCAAAGGCGATAGCTCGCCGGTCAAGGTCGGCGCCATCGCAGGCGTCGTACCTGAGCCGACACACCCGGATTCCTCCGCCAGCCGCGCGGCTGCGCTAACAAGGCCACGGGAGGCGTCGCCTGCGCCCCAAGAAGAGGAAGACGACACCGAGGAACCTCACAGTCCAAAGAAGAAAGTTGGTTGGAAGGTAATCGGCGCCCTCGTAGTGGTGCTCGCGCTCGTCATCGGCGGCGGATTCTGGACCAAGAACGAGATTTCTAACAACTTCTACGTCGCCACCGACGAAGAAGGGGCACTCAGCATCGAGCAAGGCGTAGATTTCTCAGTCTTTGGGCGTTCTTTGCACCACAAATACCAAAATGCGTGCGTCGATAAAGCAAACACGCTGCGTCTCGGATCCACTCCGTGTGAGGGGGATTTCGCCCCGTTCAAGGTCACTGACCTGCCAGATTCCGAGCGCGCGGCCGTAGATAACCTGCCTTCGGGTTCCTATGCCGAGGTACAAACCCAGCTTTCGAGCCTGTCCTCCAAGGCACTCAAGCCGTGCATCAGCACGCCGAGCAAGAAGACGGACGAGAAGCTAGAGAAGAAAACCGCTAAACCAGGAATCACGTGCCGGGAGGTGAGCTAA
- a CDS encoding FtsW/RodA/SpoVE family cell cycle protein produces the protein MKKIFSRGTELGLLILAAVVFAITTVSLELSQGNILTMDVLYLIGGFIGVFTVAHLVLCFLAPHSDQLMLPIVSLLNGTGLVMLARLDLVNDGVLARRQVMWTIVGLILFVLVLVVLRDHRSLTRYSYILGAAGLILLALPLVWPQPPGVEARIWLWLGPFSIQPGEFSKIMLILFFAMLLTQKRSLFTVAGYRFLGLSLPRLRDLAPILVIWGIAIVIMGISNDFGPALLLFSTVLGMLFMATGRVSWLLIGLLLVGVGGFGIYQISSKIQTRFSNFLDPLGNYDNGGYQLSQALFGMSSGGISGTGLGQGHPEIVPVAHSDFILAGIGEEFGLIGLAAVLVMFGMLASRGFNTALKSRDSYGKLVASGLSLTLAVQVFVVTGGISAMLPMTGLTTPFMSAGGSSLMANYMLLAILLRISNAARRPARETSSNAPTDTSMFPAVQEATR, from the coding sequence GTGAAGAAGATCTTTTCCCGCGGCACTGAGCTCGGGCTGCTGATTCTGGCGGCCGTGGTCTTTGCCATCACCACCGTCAGCCTGGAACTTTCCCAGGGCAACATCTTGACCATGGACGTCCTCTACCTCATCGGTGGATTCATCGGCGTCTTCACCGTCGCCCACCTGGTGCTGTGCTTTTTGGCACCGCATTCGGATCAGCTCATGCTGCCGATTGTGTCTCTGCTCAACGGCACCGGCCTGGTCATGCTGGCGCGCCTCGACCTCGTCAATGATGGTGTCCTGGCGCGGCGGCAAGTGATGTGGACGATCGTCGGCCTTATCCTCTTCGTGCTGGTGCTGGTTGTATTGCGGGATCACCGCTCCCTTACCCGCTACTCCTACATCCTGGGCGCAGCCGGCCTCATCCTGCTGGCGCTGCCGCTGGTGTGGCCGCAGCCGCCGGGAGTCGAGGCGCGTATTTGGCTGTGGCTGGGTCCATTTTCTATCCAGCCTGGCGAGTTCTCGAAGATCATGCTCATCTTGTTCTTCGCCATGTTGCTTACCCAAAAGCGCTCACTGTTCACCGTTGCCGGTTACCGCTTCTTGGGCCTTTCCCTGCCGCGTCTGCGTGACCTCGCGCCGATTCTGGTGATTTGGGGAATCGCCATCGTGATCATGGGCATCTCCAATGACTTCGGCCCGGCGCTGCTGCTGTTCAGCACCGTCCTCGGCATGCTGTTTATGGCAACTGGCCGTGTCAGCTGGCTGCTCATTGGCCTGCTCTTGGTAGGCGTTGGTGGTTTTGGCATCTACCAGATCTCTTCGAAGATTCAAACGCGCTTTTCCAACTTCCTGGACCCGCTGGGCAACTACGACAACGGCGGTTACCAGCTTTCCCAGGCACTGTTCGGCATGTCCTCCGGCGGCATCTCCGGAACCGGCTTGGGCCAAGGCCACCCAGAGATCGTCCCAGTGGCGCACTCCGACTTCATCCTCGCCGGCATCGGTGAGGAGTTCGGCCTCATTGGCCTAGCCGCCGTGCTGGTCATGTTTGGCATGCTGGCTTCTCGCGGTTTCAATACCGCGCTGAAGTCCCGTGATTCCTACGGCAAGCTGGTTGCATCCGGTTTGTCGCTGACCCTGGCAGTCCAGGTCTTCGTGGTCACTGGCGGTATTTCCGCCATGCTGCCGATGACCGGCCTGACCACCCCATTTATGTCGGCTGGCGGTTCCTCGCTGATGGCTAACTACATGCTTCTGGCAATCCTGCTGCGCATCTCTAACGCGGCTCGTCGCCCAGCGCGTGAGACCAGCAGCAATGCGCCTACCGATACTTCCATGTTCCCCGCCGTACAGGAGGCAACCCGATGA
- a CDS encoding penicillin-binding transpeptidase domain-containing protein, translating to MNKSIRLVSLFAILLTAVLLVNLTVVQAFSEDKYAHNPKNMRGFYAMQTTPRGQIFAGDTVLAKSTEDSEGKYSRSYPTDSPAFSNITGYLSTQFGASQLEASQNEILNGTDDSLLTQNWLDTISGKEKVGANVEVTIDPALQQAAYDQLVGPGYNGAAVAIQPSSGKILAMASSPSYNTNDLLGENADETWSALQEQKGTPLLNHATQETLPPGSIFKIITTAAGLNNGFNPGSSLTGANSIVLPDSVTELTNYGNQMCGGSQSVTLQTAFALSCNTAFVEMSESIGADELRKYAEAFGVGEKYDLGVNSAAGNLGELADGAQVAQSAIGQRDVTMSALQAAIMAGTVANKGKRMEPYLINRITDAQMNEIRATKPRQAEQAVTEDVANTIKELMYGSEHSTFGYDGNSFASKTGTAEHGDGLAPHVWYVAFDPDRDIAVAVVVKDGGNLGESATGGQVSAPIGRAILRAYGGQ from the coding sequence ATGAATAAGTCGATCCGCCTCGTCTCTCTCTTTGCCATCCTCTTGACCGCAGTGTTGCTCGTAAACCTCACCGTGGTGCAGGCATTTTCAGAGGACAAGTACGCACATAACCCGAAGAACATGCGCGGTTTCTACGCCATGCAGACCACCCCGCGTGGCCAGATCTTCGCCGGCGATACGGTGCTGGCTAAGTCCACCGAGGATTCCGAGGGCAAGTACTCGCGTTCCTACCCCACCGACTCGCCGGCCTTTTCCAACATCACCGGCTACCTTTCCACCCAGTTCGGTGCTTCCCAGTTGGAGGCTTCCCAGAATGAGATCCTCAACGGCACCGACGATTCCCTCCTCACCCAGAACTGGCTTGACACCATTTCCGGCAAGGAAAAGGTAGGTGCCAACGTCGAGGTCACCATCGATCCTGCGCTGCAGCAGGCCGCCTATGATCAGCTGGTTGGCCCGGGTTACAACGGCGCGGCGGTGGCCATCCAGCCTTCCTCTGGCAAGATCCTGGCCATGGCTTCCTCGCCGAGCTACAACACCAATGATCTCCTCGGTGAAAACGCCGACGAGACCTGGAGCGCGCTGCAAGAGCAGAAGGGCACCCCGCTGCTCAACCACGCCACGCAGGAAACCCTGCCTCCTGGTTCCATCTTCAAGATCATCACCACGGCCGCCGGCCTCAACAATGGTTTCAACCCCGGCTCCTCGCTGACGGGTGCTAATTCCATCGTGCTGCCGGATTCCGTGACGGAGCTGACCAACTACGGAAACCAGATGTGTGGCGGCTCCCAGTCCGTTACCTTGCAGACTGCCTTCGCCCTTTCCTGCAACACCGCCTTTGTGGAGATGTCTGAATCCATCGGCGCTGATGAGTTGCGCAAGTACGCCGAGGCTTTCGGCGTGGGCGAAAAATATGATCTCGGGGTCAACAGTGCTGCCGGCAATTTGGGCGAGCTTGCCGACGGCGCGCAGGTTGCCCAGTCCGCCATCGGTCAGCGAGACGTGACCATGTCTGCACTGCAGGCGGCCATTATGGCTGGCACCGTTGCCAACAAGGGCAAGCGCATGGAGCCCTACCTCATCAACCGCATCACTGATGCGCAGATGAATGAGATCCGCGCGACCAAACCCCGCCAAGCCGAGCAAGCGGTAACGGAGGATGTTGCGAACACGATCAAGGAATTGATGTACGGCTCGGAGCACTCGACCTTCGGCTACGATGGCAACTCCTTTGCTTCCAAGACCGGCACCGCAGAGCACGGCGATGGCCTGGCTCCACACGTGTGGTACGTCGCGTTCGATCCGGACCGCGACATTGCCGTCGCCGTCGTGGTCAAAGACGGTGGCAATCTCGGCGAGTCTGCCACCGGCGGCCAGGTTTCTGCCCCTATCGGACGCGCCATCCTGCGCGCATATGGAGGACAGTAA
- a CDS encoding serine/threonine-protein kinase has product MSNSDNKEHLQALIGDDYQLQWIIGHGGMSTVWLADDVRGDREVAIKVLRPEFSDNTEFLSRFRNEAQSAESITSENVVATYDYRELEDNGRTFCFMALEYVRGESLADLLAREGALPETLALDVMEQAAHGLAVIHRMGLVHRDIKPGNLMITQNGRVKITDFGIAKAAAAVPLTRTGMVVGTAQYVSPEQAQGLDVTPASDVYSLGVVGYEMLAGKRPFSGDSSVSVALAHISQAPEPLSTSISAPARELIGISLRKDPTTRFADGNEFTNAVAAVRNGQRPPQPKSGALAPMAAEPSPSASTEMLASVANPKTATPERAPVKDTPHPVPKEKKKSSGFGVGLLIAAALAALAALGFFAANFFKGAGESTEPTTPPESIVVTEYRDPVTTEVVTPEETTEDTPEQVTVTTTHSVEEETPTQEKTTQTQPVHTPRQQEIPTTVPQETEVNETPTSPTAVDSLPDNPQENLLPQDGA; this is encoded by the coding sequence GTGAGCAACTCAGATAATAAAGAGCATCTCCAAGCCCTCATCGGCGATGACTACCAGCTGCAGTGGATCATCGGCCACGGCGGCATGTCCACGGTGTGGCTGGCTGACGACGTCCGCGGTGACCGCGAGGTAGCAATCAAGGTACTGCGCCCTGAGTTTTCCGACAACACCGAGTTCCTCAGCCGTTTCCGCAACGAGGCTCAGTCGGCAGAGTCGATTACCTCTGAAAACGTGGTGGCCACCTATGACTACCGCGAGCTCGAGGACAACGGCCGTACCTTCTGCTTCATGGCGCTCGAGTACGTCCGCGGCGAGTCCCTCGCCGATCTTCTAGCCCGCGAGGGCGCCCTGCCGGAGACCCTCGCGCTCGATGTCATGGAGCAGGCAGCGCATGGCCTCGCCGTGATCCACCGCATGGGTTTGGTGCACCGCGATATCAAGCCCGGCAACCTGATGATCACCCAGAACGGGCGGGTCAAGATCACCGACTTTGGCATCGCCAAGGCAGCAGCTGCGGTTCCTCTCACGCGCACCGGCATGGTGGTCGGCACTGCGCAGTATGTCTCCCCAGAGCAGGCACAGGGTCTCGATGTCACGCCGGCTTCCGATGTCTATTCCTTGGGCGTCGTGGGCTACGAGATGCTCGCCGGCAAGCGCCCGTTTAGCGGCGATTCCTCGGTGTCCGTCGCGCTCGCGCACATCAGCCAGGCGCCGGAGCCACTCTCGACGTCGATTAGCGCCCCTGCTCGTGAGCTCATCGGGATTTCTCTGCGCAAGGATCCCACCACCCGTTTTGCGGACGGCAACGAGTTCACCAACGCCGTCGCCGCAGTGCGCAACGGCCAACGCCCGCCACAGCCTAAGTCGGGGGCATTGGCACCAATGGCGGCCGAGCCTTCCCCTTCCGCATCCACGGAGATGCTCGCCAGCGTGGCCAACCCCAAAACCGCCACCCCGGAGCGCGCCCCAGTCAAGGACACCCCACACCCCGTGCCAAAGGAGAAAAAGAAGAGCTCTGGATTTGGTGTAGGCCTTCTTATTGCTGCCGCATTGGCCGCCTTGGCAGCATTGGGATTCTTCGCGGCAAACTTCTTCAAAGGCGCAGGCGAGTCCACGGAGCCCACCACTCCGCCGGAATCCATCGTGGTTACGGAGTACCGCGATCCCGTAACAACCGAGGTCGTTACCCCCGAAGAAACCACGGAAGATACCCCTGAGCAGGTCACTGTCACCACCACGCACTCGGTTGAGGAGGAGACACCTACGCAGGAGAAAACCACCCAGACCCAGCCGGTTCATACCCCCAGGCAGCAGGAAATCCCTACTACTGTCCCGCAGGAGACCGAAGTCAATGAAACGCCAACGTCTCCAACCGCAGTAGACTCGCTGCCTGATAACCCCCAAGAAAATCTACTACCCCAGGATGGTGCCTAG
- the pknB gene encoding Stk1 family PASTA domain-containing Ser/Thr kinase: MVNDRYHLRQVIGSGGMSEVYDAEDTVLGRAVAVKMLRPEMARDINFRERFRREAQNSGKLNHPNIVSVFDTGEKTVDGITIPYIVMELVNGRTLRDIVREDGPLPAQEAAQLLAPVANALQASHEAGIIHRDIKPANIMLTNTGQVKVMDFGIARALDDSTSAMTQTSAVIGTAQYLSPEQARGNPADARSDVYALGCVMYEAVTGRTPFEGETPFAVAYQHVQEEPVPPSQYIDTTHLTNTQRLNIDAVILTAMAKHPADRYQSAWEMSEDLQRMANGQLTEAARGHVSEEEQATSMVSPVVGAHRAPVQSTRPEEEEEGGNGLKWLALFLAGLLVAIMGYFAWDFWNASREEDRAAQQQEEATARANMVVVPEVEKRPRNEVVAELEKMGLLVTVNEEANPDIKRGQAIRVNPAPGSELQKGSSITLTVSSGDEITDVPDLSGMTLEEAGKALSDAGLSLNEQVEEKNDDAPAGQIISQNPAGGSQLSKGSKVKVTVSKGKEEAKVPDVTGMPQDRAVSMLESVGFEVNVNVVDSQEPADRVLSVSNQGSKLAKGETVTIEVSNGMLITAPNLLHKTPSEAESALRSAGWQGSVRTGPVVPTGALVDNGRVGWASVNAGDAIRKNATVELRVWEFTATELLPR, translated from the coding sequence ATGGTCAATGACCGCTACCACCTTCGCCAGGTCATCGGATCTGGCGGCATGTCTGAGGTTTATGACGCCGAAGACACGGTTCTGGGGCGCGCGGTTGCTGTCAAGATGCTGCGCCCCGAAATGGCGCGTGACATTAATTTCCGTGAGCGCTTCCGCCGCGAGGCTCAAAACTCCGGCAAACTGAATCATCCCAACATCGTCTCCGTTTTCGATACCGGTGAAAAGACCGTCGATGGCATTACGATCCCCTACATCGTGATGGAGCTGGTCAACGGCCGCACTCTGCGCGATATCGTCCGCGAAGACGGCCCACTTCCAGCCCAGGAGGCAGCGCAGCTGCTGGCACCCGTGGCGAATGCGCTGCAGGCTTCCCACGAAGCCGGCATCATCCACCGCGACATCAAGCCCGCCAACATCATGCTCACCAACACCGGCCAAGTGAAGGTGATGGACTTCGGCATCGCGCGTGCGCTCGATGATTCCACCTCCGCCATGACACAAACCTCTGCGGTCATCGGCACCGCTCAGTACCTGTCTCCTGAGCAGGCCCGTGGCAACCCAGCGGATGCACGCTCCGATGTCTACGCATTGGGCTGCGTGATGTACGAGGCCGTCACCGGCCGCACCCCTTTCGAGGGCGAGACCCCGTTCGCGGTGGCGTACCAGCATGTTCAAGAAGAGCCGGTTCCGCCTTCGCAGTACATCGACACGACGCACCTGACTAATACCCAGCGCCTCAACATCGATGCGGTCATTCTGACTGCCATGGCCAAGCACCCGGCGGATCGGTACCAATCCGCCTGGGAGATGAGCGAAGACCTGCAGCGCATGGCCAATGGCCAGCTCACTGAAGCTGCGCGCGGCCACGTTAGCGAGGAAGAGCAAGCGACTTCGATGGTCTCTCCCGTTGTGGGTGCACATCGCGCTCCTGTGCAATCCACTCGCCCGGAAGAGGAAGAAGAGGGCGGCAATGGCTTGAAGTGGCTCGCGCTTTTCTTGGCGGGCCTGTTGGTTGCCATCATGGGCTACTTTGCTTGGGACTTCTGGAATGCCTCGCGCGAGGAAGATCGTGCTGCTCAGCAGCAAGAGGAGGCGACCGCCCGCGCCAATATGGTCGTTGTTCCCGAGGTAGAAAAGCGCCCACGCAACGAGGTCGTCGCCGAACTCGAGAAGATGGGCCTGCTGGTTACCGTCAACGAAGAAGCTAACCCGGATATTAAGCGTGGCCAGGCAATCCGCGTGAACCCTGCGCCGGGTTCGGAGCTGCAGAAGGGTTCCTCGATTACGTTGACTGTTTCCTCCGGTGACGAGATCACCGATGTGCCGGATCTCTCCGGTATGACCTTGGAAGAGGCGGGCAAGGCGCTTAGCGACGCCGGGCTTTCCCTCAACGAGCAGGTCGAAGAGAAAAACGACGATGCTCCTGCCGGCCAGATCATTTCTCAGAATCCCGCCGGCGGCTCGCAGCTGTCTAAGGGCTCAAAGGTCAAGGTCACCGTGTCCAAGGGCAAGGAGGAGGCCAAGGTCCCTGACGTAACCGGTATGCCACAAGACCGCGCTGTCAGCATGCTGGAGTCGGTGGGCTTTGAGGTAAACGTCAACGTCGTGGACTCTCAGGAGCCGGCGGATCGAGTTTTGTCCGTAAGCAACCAGGGCAGCAAGCTGGCCAAGGGTGAGACCGTCACGATTGAGGTCTCCAATGGCATGCTCATCACGGCACCGAACCTGTTGCACAAGACGCCTTCTGAGGCTGAATCCGCGCTGCGCTCTGCCGGCTGGCAGGGTAGCGTGCGCACCGGCCCCGTTGTTCCTACCGGTGCACTGGTGGATAACGGCCGCGTGGGCTGGGCTTCTGTGAATGCGGGCGATGCCATTCGCAAGAACGCAACCGTGGAGCTCCGCGTCTGGGAGTTCACCGCCACAGAGCTGCTCCCGCGCTAG
- the crgA gene encoding cell division protein CrgA, with translation MPKSKITQSSGVPQSSSSATNRTPVKINSEGTPKWYIAIMLGLMIIGLLWLVVNYLAGESIPFMQELGPWNYGIGFGLAIIGLLMTMGWR, from the coding sequence ATGCCAAAGTCAAAGATCACCCAGAGCTCGGGCGTTCCGCAGTCCTCTAGCTCTGCGACCAACCGCACTCCGGTCAAGATCAATTCCGAGGGCACGCCAAAGTGGTACATCGCCATCATGCTGGGCCTGATGATCATCGGCCTGCTGTGGCTCGTGGTCAACTACTTGGCCGGCGAGTCCATCCCATTCATGCAGGAACTGGGCCCATGGAATTACGGCATCGGTTTCGGCTTAGCCATCATCGGCCTGCTCATGACGATGGGCTGGCGCTAA